A genomic segment from Methanothrix sp. encodes:
- a CDS encoding SAM-dependent chlorinase/fluorinase has product MDIGTPVFGPELLAGMVSMSRVITFLTDFGSFYLSQMKGVILQRTTDVVFVEISTDIPPQDVRSGAFALMVASRYFPQGTIHIAVVDPGVGTERAAICVESGGHIFLGPDNGLLMPAARSLGSPVAWILDVPENASPTFHGRDIFAPAAAELICGASPEDIGTPFEPEDLDLGSPRVFANGIEVDVIYVDNFGNVVLNMSELPERDLMLMGRRLRRVRTYGEAGWNESLITLGSHGFAEIAVNGGSAAELFGISTGDKILLEDVSCSE; this is encoded by the coding sequence ATGGACATCGGAACTCCGGTCTTCGGGCCGGAACTGCTGGCAGGGATGGTATCGATGAGCAGGGTGATAACCTTCCTAACAGACTTCGGCTCATTCTATCTCTCACAGATGAAGGGCGTGATACTTCAGAGAACCACGGATGTCGTCTTTGTGGAGATCTCGACGGATATACCGCCGCAGGATGTCAGGAGCGGCGCGTTCGCGCTCATGGTCGCCTCCAGGTATTTCCCGCAGGGCACGATACACATCGCAGTTGTGGATCCGGGCGTCGGCACAGAGCGCGCTGCGATATGCGTGGAGAGCGGAGGGCACATATTTCTCGGCCCGGACAACGGTCTTCTGATGCCAGCTGCCCGATCCCTCGGATCGCCTGTCGCCTGGATTCTCGATGTGCCTGAAAACGCCTCCCCCACATTCCACGGGAGGGACATCTTCGCGCCAGCTGCTGCTGAGCTAATATGCGGCGCATCCCCTGAGGACATCGGCACGCCCTTCGAGCCTGAAGATCTCGATCTCGGATCCCCCAGGGTCTTCGCGAACGGAATCGAGGTGGATGTCATCTATGTGGATAACTTCGGAAACGTGGTTCTCAATATGAGCGAGCTGCCTGAGAGGGATCTGATGCTCATGGGTCGCAGGCTAAGACGCGTCCGTACATATGGAGAGGCCGGATGGAACGAATCTCTTATAACTCTTGGGAGCCATGGGTTCGCAGAAATAGCGGTCAACGGTGGGAGTGCCGCGGAGCTCTTTGGCATCTCCACCGGAGACAAAATCCTGCTGGAGGATGTGAGTTGTTCGGAATAG
- a CDS encoding deoxyhypusine synthase → MSYPESEMQQRTTIPMADRSIGELVADMARMGFQAGQLGQSLRVWENMLSKDVTIFLGLAGAMVPAGLQEMIAYLISRRYVDCLVSTGANLFHDLCEGLGIRHYRGSACADDAHLNECKIDRIFDVFVSEVELHRADKHISDLVMSLRTDVAYSSREIMELLGRDLPETTILGAAYRAGVPVFVPALSDSSIGIGMVIAWRNGHRVIVDQIRDVDEITQISEKSAETGVVFIGGGVPKNFIQQTKVISELMGTYRGGHSYAIQYTTDTPHFGGLSGCTFSEAVSWGKVDKEARMAQVFSDATITVPLVVHALRERVKRRYSVPRFTWRGSELELVYERSQ, encoded by the coding sequence ATGAGCTATCCTGAGTCAGAAATGCAGCAGAGAACGACGATTCCGATGGCTGACAGGAGCATAGGTGAGTTGGTCGCTGATATGGCCCGGATGGGGTTCCAGGCAGGGCAGCTCGGCCAGTCCCTGCGCGTCTGGGAGAACATGCTGAGCAAGGATGTGACGATATTTCTGGGACTGGCTGGTGCGATGGTCCCCGCAGGGCTCCAGGAGATGATCGCGTATCTCATATCCAGAAGATACGTGGACTGTCTGGTGAGCACAGGCGCAAACCTCTTCCACGATCTCTGCGAGGGTCTTGGGATAAGGCACTACAGGGGAAGCGCGTGTGCGGATGATGCTCATCTTAACGAATGCAAGATCGACAGGATCTTCGATGTCTTCGTCTCTGAGGTCGAGCTCCACAGGGCGGATAAGCACATCTCGGATCTCGTGATGAGCCTAAGGACCGATGTCGCATACTCCTCCAGGGAGATAATGGAGCTTCTCGGGAGGGACCTGCCGGAGACAACGATCCTCGGGGCTGCATATCGCGCCGGGGTTCCGGTATTCGTTCCCGCGCTCTCCGACAGCTCCATAGGGATAGGAATGGTCATAGCCTGGCGCAACGGCCACAGGGTCATTGTGGACCAGATCAGGGATGTGGATGAGATAACGCAGATATCTGAGAAGTCTGCGGAGACCGGAGTGGTCTTCATAGGCGGAGGCGTGCCGAAGAACTTCATACAGCAGACGAAGGTCATATCAGAGCTCATGGGTACCTACAGAGGAGGTCACTCATATGCGATACAGTACACCACAGACACCCCGCACTTCGGAGGGCTCTCAGGATGCACATTCAGCGAGGCCGTATCTTGGGGGAAGGTGGATAAAGAGGCGAGGATGGCACAGGTGTTCTCGGATGCCACAATCACCGTGCCTCTTGTGGTCCATGCTCTGAGAGAGCGTGTGAAGAGAAGATACTCCGTGCCCAGGTTCACATGGAGGGGATCCGAGCTCGAGCTCGTCTACGAGCGATCGCAGTGA
- the cfbB gene encoding Ni-sirohydrochlorin a,c-diamide synthase, translating into MRIPRIVIAGDRSSSGKTTIVAGLLSALVRMGLKVQAFKVAMDYIDPSYHTWITGRFCRNLDGYLMSEGRVLEIFDHAARDADIAVIEGVRGLYEGYEGDAGSTAQIAKMLRAPVILVVDARSITRSAAALVKGYMDYDRDVRIRGVILNKLGGERHADKATKEIERYAGVPVVGAIQRNDEMHLAMRHLGLVPVTEGRLRHHGFDERVSRIREIVEMSLDIKRLIEIAGGAEDIPDAEHDLYLRNDRGLGLKVGVAQDEAFNFYYRDNLELIELAGAEVVPFSPIHDSRIPEVDGLYIGGGYPELYAEDLSRNSSMMKSISDAQADGMPVYAECGGLMYMCRELEWSQEGEVSSCQNSSYQMVGVVPALARKGRRRIVSYVNGSFVTDTSIGRRGDGFMGHEFHHSELVVDGDVRYAIRLSRGTGISDGRDGIVDGRMIASYSHIHSASYRGFPDIFLDACREYRYRS; encoded by the coding sequence ATGCGCATTCCGAGAATCGTCATAGCCGGTGACAGAAGCTCCAGTGGCAAGACCACGATAGTTGCAGGGCTCCTCTCAGCTCTCGTTCGCATGGGTCTGAAGGTGCAGGCCTTCAAGGTCGCCATGGATTACATAGACCCGAGCTATCACACCTGGATCACGGGGAGGTTCTGCAGGAACCTCGACGGTTATCTGATGAGCGAGGGCAGAGTGTTGGAAATATTCGATCATGCAGCCAGGGATGCTGATATCGCTGTGATCGAGGGGGTTCGCGGCCTCTACGAGGGATACGAGGGAGACGCTGGCTCCACTGCGCAGATCGCGAAGATGCTCCGCGCGCCCGTGATACTGGTCGTGGATGCGAGATCGATAACGAGAAGCGCAGCTGCCCTCGTGAAGGGATACATGGACTACGACAGGGATGTCCGGATAAGGGGAGTCATACTGAACAAGCTCGGCGGGGAGAGGCACGCAGACAAGGCGACAAAGGAGATAGAGCGCTACGCCGGTGTTCCGGTCGTGGGCGCGATACAGAGAAACGATGAGATGCACCTCGCAATGCGTCATCTCGGTCTGGTTCCTGTTACGGAAGGCAGACTGAGGCATCATGGTTTCGATGAGAGGGTCTCCCGTATACGGGAGATAGTCGAGATGAGCCTGGACATAAAGAGATTGATCGAGATAGCGGGCGGGGCTGAGGATATCCCTGATGCTGAGCATGATCTGTATTTGAGGAACGATCGCGGCCTCGGCCTGAAGGTGGGCGTTGCGCAGGATGAGGCGTTCAACTTCTACTACAGAGATAACCTGGAGCTGATCGAGCTTGCGGGCGCTGAGGTCGTGCCGTTCAGCCCCATACACGACTCCAGGATCCCGGAGGTGGACGGCCTGTACATAGGCGGCGGATACCCGGAGCTGTATGCAGAGGATCTGTCAAGGAACAGCTCCATGATGAAATCCATCAGCGATGCCCAGGCCGATGGCATGCCTGTGTATGCAGAATGTGGGGGGCTGATGTACATGTGCCGCGAGCTGGAGTGGTCTCAGGAGGGAGAAGTCTCGTCGTGCCAGAACTCATCATACCAGATGGTCGGAGTGGTTCCGGCGCTTGCGCGGAAGGGCCGGAGGAGGATCGTGAGTTACGTGAACGGGAGTTTCGTCACCGACACCTCCATCGGCAGGAGGGGTGATGGGTTCATGGGCCATGAGTTCCATCACTCAGAGCTCGTGGTGGATGGCGATGTGAGATACGCCATCAGGCTCAGCCGCGGCACAGGCATATCAGACGGCAGGGACGGAATAGTGGATGGAAGAATGATCGCAAGCTACTCGCATATCCATTCCGCATCGTACAGGGGCTTCCCGGACATCTTCCTGGATGCGTGCCGTGAGTACAGATACAGGTCTTGA
- the cfbC gene encoding Ni-sirohydrochlorin a,c-diamide reductive cyclase ATP-dependent reductase subunit has protein sequence MSPIKHVAIYGKGGIGKSCIASNVAAACAERGVRVLVVGCDPKSDSSINLIGRRIPTMMDMIREGKEIREEDVVFTGYRGVRCIEVGGPEPGVGCAGRGIIVAIDFLRKVSRIMDEVDLVLYDVPGDIVCGGFSAPIRKGLVTEAYIITSGEYMPVYAANNICRGLKRLGARLAGVVCNSRDVEGEREIVDEFARAIGSRMVAFIPKDPVVQRCERRAVTVIEGEPESSIAGVYRALAEHLLSCSDASVPEPLEDEKLREITRM, from the coding sequence ATGTCACCTATTAAGCATGTTGCCATCTACGGCAAGGGAGGTATCGGAAAGTCCTGCATAGCATCAAACGTGGCTGCTGCATGCGCCGAACGCGGGGTCAGGGTTCTGGTCGTCGGATGCGATCCCAAGAGCGACTCCTCGATCAATCTCATCGGCAGAAGAATTCCCACGATGATGGACATGATCAGGGAGGGGAAGGAGATCCGTGAGGAGGATGTCGTCTTCACCGGATACAGAGGGGTGAGATGCATAGAGGTCGGCGGCCCAGAGCCCGGCGTTGGATGCGCCGGAAGGGGCATAATAGTGGCGATAGACTTCCTGAGAAAGGTCTCCAGGATAATGGACGAGGTCGACCTTGTGCTCTACGACGTCCCTGGAGATATTGTGTGCGGTGGATTCTCGGCCCCCATAAGAAAGGGCCTCGTGACGGAGGCGTACATAATTACCTCCGGAGAGTACATGCCTGTGTACGCGGCCAACAACATATGCAGGGGCCTGAAGCGGCTGGGAGCAAGGCTGGCGGGTGTTGTCTGCAACTCCAGAGATGTTGAGGGGGAGAGGGAGATCGTCGATGAGTTCGCCAGGGCGATAGGTAGCAGGATGGTCGCGTTCATACCAAAAGATCCGGTGGTCCAGAGGTGCGAGCGCCGGGCTGTCACGGTGATCGAGGGCGAGCCTGAGAGCAGCATCGCAGGGGTTTATCGCGCCCTCGCAGAGCATCTTCTCAGCTGCAGCGATGCATCGGTGCCAGAGCCGCTCGAAGACGAGAAACTGCGTGAAATAACAAGAATGTAA
- a CDS encoding radical SAM protein, whose product MRVLLLSSPVVQPDFDRIARLPDLGLVSLAAAVDDLCDVHVADIHGIRDPDEFVRRHANRYDLIGLTAMSFQYAKALELAGIAKDAGAEVVVGGYHPTLFYREIGSSSDLGLIDYIVRGEGERTFRELVMALIRNSPLDGILGLSYRSGSEMKHNPPRTLLDPEEIEMPNRDARLITDGFYAFDVPVDSVETSRGCTQGCKFCSINSMYGRSFRKFDIKRVIEDIQDAEEHGAGSIFFPDDNITLDVRRLEALCDAIIDAGLTHLRYKTQASAYGIGSSERLVKKMGEAGFDGVFLGVESASKRNLQFFGKGRMSDHAERAVRYLHENDIIVSTGLIGGNPDDTAEDMWANFHLARQLKVDFPIFYINTPYPKTPMREELERMGLITNNDFRFYDGLHANVRTKHLSAEEVQYITWEMNARYYNWEWFRYNKVKRLYPRWFAREALRLAPIYARRRLELLLRIKSRRDLFLEDLSRGELCKGVA is encoded by the coding sequence ATGCGCGTTCTCCTTCTCTCATCCCCTGTTGTGCAGCCTGACTTCGACAGGATCGCCAGGCTGCCGGACCTCGGCCTGGTATCGCTTGCAGCTGCAGTCGACGACCTCTGCGATGTGCATGTCGCTGACATCCACGGCATAAGGGATCCTGATGAATTTGTGAGAAGGCATGCGAACCGATACGATCTGATAGGGCTCACAGCGATGAGCTTTCAGTACGCGAAAGCCCTGGAGCTCGCCGGCATCGCAAAGGATGCAGGCGCAGAGGTTGTGGTCGGCGGTTACCACCCCACGCTCTTCTACAGGGAGATCGGCTCGAGCAGTGATCTGGGGCTCATAGATTACATAGTTCGGGGTGAGGGGGAGAGGACCTTCAGGGAGCTCGTGATGGCTCTGATCAGGAATAGCCCATTGGATGGTATTCTGGGATTGTCATACAGATCCGGATCTGAGATGAAGCACAACCCTCCAAGGACGCTGCTCGATCCGGAGGAGATCGAGATGCCCAACAGGGATGCTCGCCTGATCACAGATGGTTTCTACGCATTTGATGTCCCTGTGGACTCTGTGGAGACGAGCAGGGGATGCACCCAGGGGTGCAAGTTCTGCTCGATAAACAGCATGTACGGCAGGAGCTTCAGAAAGTTCGATATCAAAAGGGTCATAGAGGACATACAGGATGCGGAGGAGCACGGCGCCGGCTCGATATTCTTCCCTGATGACAACATCACGCTGGATGTGAGGAGACTGGAGGCGCTCTGCGATGCCATCATTGATGCAGGCCTGACGCATCTGCGGTACAAGACGCAGGCATCTGCATACGGCATCGGCTCGAGTGAGAGGCTCGTGAAAAAGATGGGCGAGGCGGGTTTTGATGGCGTCTTCCTCGGCGTTGAGAGCGCCAGCAAGAGGAACCTCCAGTTTTTCGGTAAGGGACGAATGTCGGATCATGCAGAGCGTGCCGTCAGGTATCTCCACGAGAACGATATCATAGTCTCAACAGGGCTCATCGGCGGGAATCCGGATGACACAGCAGAGGACATGTGGGCGAACTTCCATCTCGCAAGGCAGCTCAAAGTTGATTTTCCGATATTTTATATCAACACACCCTACCCCAAGACCCCTATGCGTGAGGAGCTGGAGCGCATGGGATTGATAACGAACAACGACTTCAGGTTCTACGATGGACTACATGCGAACGTCCGCACGAAGCACCTGAGCGCCGAGGAGGTCCAGTACATCACGTGGGAGATGAACGCCAGGTACTACAACTGGGAGTGGTTCAGGTACAACAAGGTCAAGAGGCTTTATCCGAGATGGTTCGCGAGGGAGGCCCTGCGGCTCGCTCCGATCTACGCGAGAAGAAGGCTCGAGCTCCTCCTGAGGATCAAGAGCAGAAGAGATCTCTTTCTTGAGGATCTTTCGCGAGGGGAGCTGTGCAAGGGCGTGGCGTGA
- the mer gene encoding 5,10-methylenetetrahydromethanopterin reductase, which produces MFGIEFVPSDPALKIGYLSKLAEDVGFETVWITDHYNNRDVYSTLAVLSMLTNRIRLGTGVTNPYTRSPIITASSIASINELSGGRAILGIGPGDKATFDAMGIAWEKPLTRVRESVSVIRALLRRERVTQGGMNAQLSFSAGNVPIYMGAQGPKMLELAGEIADGVLINASHPEDFRAAIPLIRNGIQKAGRKPEDVKVCAYTSFSVDRDGSKAASEARKVVAFIAAGSPDAVLERHGISVQEREAISKAISRGDFAGAMNSVTDRMLDVFSVTGTPDDCRARVDELLKTGVDQIVVGSPIGPDKERSIRLIGKSIL; this is translated from the coding sequence TTGTTCGGAATAGAGTTCGTTCCATCAGATCCCGCGCTCAAGATCGGGTATCTGTCCAAGCTGGCTGAGGATGTGGGATTCGAGACGGTATGGATCACAGACCATTACAACAACAGAGACGTTTACTCAACGCTTGCAGTTCTATCAATGCTCACGAACAGAATCAGGCTGGGGACAGGTGTGACAAATCCATACACCAGGAGCCCGATCATAACCGCCTCCAGCATAGCCTCGATCAACGAGCTCTCAGGCGGGAGGGCGATCCTCGGGATCGGTCCCGGGGACAAGGCGACGTTCGATGCGATGGGCATAGCATGGGAGAAGCCGCTCACCAGGGTGAGGGAGAGCGTGTCGGTGATCAGAGCTCTTCTGAGGAGGGAAAGGGTCACACAGGGCGGCATGAACGCTCAGCTCTCATTCTCCGCGGGGAACGTACCGATATACATGGGAGCTCAGGGGCCGAAGATGCTCGAGCTCGCCGGTGAGATCGCGGACGGTGTCCTCATAAACGCCTCCCATCCTGAGGACTTCAGGGCAGCCATACCCCTGATAAGAAATGGAATACAGAAGGCTGGCAGGAAGCCTGAGGATGTGAAGGTCTGCGCATACACCAGCTTCAGCGTCGACAGGGACGGATCAAAGGCGGCATCCGAGGCGAGGAAGGTCGTCGCATTCATAGCCGCAGGATCTCCAGATGCAGTTCTGGAGAGGCACGGCATCAGCGTCCAGGAGAGGGAGGCGATATCAAAGGCGATATCGAGGGGCGATTTCGCAGGCGCAATGAACAGCGTGACCGATAGGATGCTGGATGTCTTCTCCGTTACAGGAACACCTGATGACTGCAGGGCCAGGGTGGATGAGCTTCTAAAAACAGGAGTGGACCAGATAGTGGTCGGATCTCCAATCGGTCCCGACAAGGAGCGCTCGATAAGGCTGATCGGCAAGAGCATTCTATGA
- a CDS encoding radical SAM protein: MAPRVLFTTVYKNDDEPYDYIGSNSRSRWFRFYWPRIQSFGLRFLKQNIPELEILEYPTWDEYLRKLDEGWDVVGFSFYLNETHEILEMVEAARAKGINELWAGNYGALTPEIQDRFDRVFVGYAEHQVAPYFGRRVDTVIHPPLIEYLSTPFGLKLNIYGILFTTRGCGVGCKFCQTPCFAPKPTPIPLESIERVINYYRKNDINVVIIEDENFGANRKHADRVVELLDEYDMVWGCMARADYLREKIDEWVAMRRRVARRDGSARRMVSGFAGAAIGIENLHQERLDDIKKREGVDEIVETIKLLQRYGMGTVGYYMIGFEDDTVSSIDEDIKRVADLKLDITQICVLTPLPQTQLWNEIQERYGIFDHDYHHFDGKHLVWNHPHISPKEMEEVLDRSLKRVYPWSAPLRTSARVWRNAYRYAGIDGLKEVFSYITRANSFDFETKTPRLLV; the protein is encoded by the coding sequence ATGGCCCCAAGGGTGCTCTTCACAACTGTCTACAAGAACGACGACGAGCCCTACGACTACATAGGCTCCAACTCGAGGAGCAGATGGTTCAGGTTCTACTGGCCCAGGATACAGTCATTCGGGCTCAGGTTCCTGAAGCAGAACATCCCCGAGCTCGAGATCCTGGAGTACCCGACATGGGATGAGTATCTTCGCAAGCTTGATGAGGGCTGGGATGTCGTTGGATTCTCGTTTTACCTCAACGAGACGCATGAGATCCTGGAGATGGTGGAGGCCGCGAGGGCAAAGGGAATAAACGAGCTGTGGGCCGGCAACTACGGCGCCCTGACGCCTGAGATACAGGACAGGTTCGACAGGGTTTTTGTTGGATATGCGGAGCACCAGGTGGCTCCGTATTTTGGGAGAAGGGTCGATACGGTCATACACCCGCCGCTCATCGAGTACCTCTCCACACCCTTCGGGCTGAAGCTTAACATCTATGGAATCCTCTTCACAACAAGGGGATGCGGTGTGGGGTGCAAGTTCTGCCAGACCCCATGCTTCGCGCCAAAGCCAACGCCGATACCCCTCGAGAGCATCGAGAGGGTGATAAACTACTACAGGAAGAACGACATCAACGTTGTGATAATAGAGGATGAGAACTTCGGGGCGAACAGGAAGCATGCGGACAGGGTTGTCGAGCTTCTGGACGAATACGACATGGTCTGGGGATGCATGGCCAGGGCTGATTACCTCAGGGAGAAGATAGATGAGTGGGTGGCGATGAGGCGGCGCGTGGCCAGGCGTGATGGCAGTGCGCGCAGGATGGTGAGCGGTTTCGCAGGCGCTGCCATCGGTATTGAGAACCTCCATCAGGAGCGCCTGGATGATATAAAGAAGCGAGAGGGCGTCGATGAGATCGTGGAGACGATAAAGCTCCTTCAGAGATATGGAATGGGAACCGTTGGCTACTACATGATCGGATTCGAGGATGACACTGTGAGCTCGATAGACGAGGATATAAAGAGGGTTGCGGATCTCAAGCTCGATATAACTCAGATATGCGTTCTCACGCCTCTGCCGCAGACTCAGCTCTGGAACGAGATCCAGGAGCGCTACGGCATATTCGATCACGATTACCATCACTTCGACGGAAAGCATCTGGTCTGGAACCATCCCCACATATCCCCGAAGGAGATGGAGGAGGTTCTGGACAGATCCCTCAAGCGCGTCTACCCCTGGAGCGCACCGCTGAGAACATCCGCGCGGGTGTGGAGGAATGCGTACCGGTACGCTGGGATAGATGGTCTAAAAGAGGTCTTCTCATACATAACAAGAGCGAACAGCTTCGACTTCGAGACGAAGACCCCCAGGCTTCTGGTATGA
- a CDS encoding DUF2284 domain-containing protein — protein MTDRQSLRIDLDEVFSKLKEIHQDIRLISTGVVVVSEWVRWKCRYGCRAYGKHLCCPPYAPAPEETRRMLADYDVAVLARFSPTPTQGYEPRRLHHYLWDSLTALHKTIFELEREAFLMGCYKAFGMGAMPCTFCETCVAEEKISRGEPPSPADALLCRHKDMMRPSLEACGIDVFATLRNAGYDLKVLRSYQERFSLFGMVLLD, from the coding sequence ATGACAGACCGACAGAGCCTCAGGATCGATCTCGATGAAGTTTTCAGCAAACTAAAAGAGATCCATCAGGACATAAGGCTCATCTCCACGGGAGTTGTGGTCGTGAGCGAGTGGGTCAGGTGGAAGTGCAGGTACGGGTGCAGGGCGTACGGGAAGCATCTCTGCTGCCCGCCATATGCTCCGGCACCTGAGGAGACGAGGAGGATGCTTGCAGATTATGATGTCGCTGTGCTGGCGAGGTTCTCGCCCACGCCGACTCAGGGATACGAGCCGAGGAGGCTTCACCACTACCTCTGGGACTCGCTAACAGCGCTCCACAAAACAATCTTCGAGCTCGAGCGCGAGGCGTTTCTGATGGGATGCTACAAGGCGTTCGGGATGGGCGCGATGCCATGCACATTCTGCGAGACGTGTGTGGCGGAGGAGAAGATCTCCAGAGGCGAGCCGCCATCGCCCGCGGACGCGTTGCTCTGCAGGCACAAGGACATGATGCGGCCATCGCTTGAGGCCTGCGGCATAGATGTCTTCGCCACACTGAGAAACGCCGGCTACGATCTCAAGGTCCTGAGATCCTATCAGGAGCGCTTCAGCCTCTTCGGGATGGTGCTCCTGGACTGA
- a CDS encoding nicotinamide-nucleotide adenylyltransferase: MRRGFYIGRFQPYHMGHHLVLEQISREVDEIIVGIGTAQISHTVTDPFTAGERIAMIYGALRELGRWFYIIPLPDINRNAVWVSHVKSMTPPFEVVYSNNPLVVELFTEAGMEVRRPPMYRREIYSGTVIRKLMIEGGEWRHLVPEAVAKVIEEIKGVERLRNISRKDFA, from the coding sequence ATGAGGCGTGGCTTCTACATAGGCAGGTTCCAGCCGTACCACATGGGCCATCACCTCGTGCTGGAGCAGATCTCCCGGGAGGTCGACGAGATCATAGTCGGCATCGGCACAGCTCAGATCAGCCATACAGTGACTGATCCCTTCACTGCTGGCGAGAGGATCGCCATGATCTATGGCGCCCTCAGGGAGCTCGGTAGGTGGTTCTACATCATCCCCCTCCCGGACATAAACAGGAATGCTGTGTGGGTATCGCATGTGAAGTCCATGACCCCTCCGTTCGAGGTCGTGTACTCGAACAACCCCCTTGTCGTGGAGCTCTTCACAGAGGCAGGTATGGAGGTGAGGAGGCCGCCGATGTACAGGAGAGAGATATACTCGGGCACAGTGATAAGGAAGCTCATGATCGAGGGCGGAGAGTGGAGGCATCTCGTCCCCGAGGCAGTTGCAAAGGTGATTGAGGAGATAAAGGGCGTGGAGAGGCTGAGGAACATAAGCAGAAAGGACTTTGCGTAA
- a CDS encoding Nre family DNA repair protein yields MAVRCITCKGRGLCGRPVCPLLIKLEELAALPRIGNRLSGESPPEVFVGRHGYPVVRAGPLVPVGGSPEQPALDIARIISLRTRMVRSELEIHVQDAKNPGRLLESAQQIAMSSRPVETEVSFVRPPEGRMLFDGVLSPMGPGGRIEDIDVTGNPFVPRKVDQIVGDTDVRASSAVCELYSSSISVDHISRLLSVGLLGRDRRLVPTRWAITASDGIIGNALRGRILDMPEFVGYELYSGGILGNHFEIIFMPGAYSFELIEIWHPGSAWSPEHLWIGSDREGTTGRRTYSPLAGGYYAARLPVLEHLLRMKRQAGILALREITEEYWAPLGVWVVRDAARAALASRPLRFETLEEAIRSAESRMRTKSSAWKHHSKSFSRQTTLSSFFASDSSKDPR; encoded by the coding sequence ATGGCGGTAAGATGCATCACATGCAAGGGGCGCGGCCTCTGCGGCCGGCCAGTCTGTCCGCTGCTGATAAAGCTCGAGGAGCTCGCAGCCCTGCCGAGAATAGGTAATCGGCTCTCAGGCGAGTCGCCGCCTGAGGTCTTCGTCGGAAGGCACGGGTATCCGGTTGTGAGAGCTGGCCCCCTGGTGCCGGTCGGTGGTTCGCCGGAGCAGCCAGCGCTTGATATCGCCAGAATAATCTCTCTCAGAACCAGAATGGTCAGATCAGAGCTCGAGATACACGTTCAGGATGCAAAAAATCCGGGAAGGCTTCTGGAGAGCGCCCAGCAGATAGCGATGTCGAGCAGGCCAGTGGAGACAGAGGTCTCTTTCGTCAGACCTCCTGAGGGGAGGATGCTCTTCGATGGCGTACTCTCTCCGATGGGCCCAGGCGGCAGGATCGAGGACATCGATGTCACAGGCAATCCATTTGTTCCCAGGAAGGTCGATCAGATCGTGGGCGATACAGATGTCAGGGCGTCATCTGCAGTCTGCGAGCTCTACAGCTCCTCCATCAGCGTCGACCACATATCACGTCTTCTTTCCGTAGGTCTCCTGGGACGCGACCGCAGGCTCGTTCCCACAAGATGGGCGATAACAGCATCCGACGGCATCATTGGAAACGCCCTGCGCGGCCGCATTCTTGATATGCCTGAGTTTGTGGGATACGAGCTCTACTCGGGGGGCATTCTCGGAAACCACTTCGAGATAATTTTCATGCCCGGGGCATATTCGTTTGAGCTGATAGAGATCTGGCATCCCGGGTCCGCATGGTCCCCTGAGCACCTCTGGATAGGATCCGATCGGGAGGGGACCACAGGAAGGCGAACTTACAGCCCGCTCGCCGGAGGGTATTACGCTGCACGCCTGCCGGTTCTCGAGCACCTTCTCCGGATGAAGAGACAGGCTGGGATCCTGGCGCTCAGGGAGATCACGGAGGAGTATTGGGCGCCCCTGGGCGTATGGGTCGTGAGAGACGCAGCAAGAGCAGCCCTGGCATCACGCCCCCTCAGGTTCGAGACCCTAGAGGAGGCGATCAGATCCGCGGAGAGCAGGATGAGGACGAAGTCGAGCGCGTGGAAGCATCACTCGAAATCCTTCTCTCGCCAGACCACCCTCTCATCCTTCTTCGCCTCGGATAGCTCGAAAGATCCGCGGTGA